The Gloeomargarita lithophora Alchichica-D10 genomic sequence CGCCGCCCATTGCCCCGAACCGCTGAGAATTTTTAAGTTTTTTAATTGTTTTAATTTGATGACAAAGACTGGACAATACCCTGCCCATCCAAGACCAAAAAGACCGGCTCCTGCGCCCAGTAACCCCGCAAACATTGCGCCAGGGCTGGGGTCATTTCCGTCCCTGGGGGAGACTGCAATTGCGCCAGGGGACACCGAAACATCTGCCCCACCTGGGCTACCACCAGACCCAGGCGTTGTTTGTCCTGGGCAAGAATTAGTACATTGTGATTTAATTGATTGGGAAACAATTCCAGCAGGGAGCCAAACCCCAACCAGTGGGCTAAATCCAGCAACCACAGCACTTCCCCCCGCCAGTTGGCGACCCCCATCACCGCCGGGGGCATATCCGGAATTGCCACAATTTGTTGCGTAGGGATGGGCAGGACTTCCAAGCATTCGTGGGCGGGAAGCAGGGCGGGCAGGGTGGGGGAAAGCTGAAAACTCAAGCACAGCAATTCGTCGGCGGTGGTGGCGGGCATGGCGTGGGTGGGGGCAGGGAATTGATTGGATTGTGTATGTTTGAATATATGGCAATTTTACGGGATTTGTGAATCGGTGATCTGGCGAGCTATCTATCAAAAAATGTTTCTGAGCAAGGGCTATGCCCCTGGGACAATAGATTCTCAATTACCCAAAAGGGCGGGAATTAAGCATCCAAATCACTAGGGCGAAGTCCGGCATCTTTCAAAATTGCTCTCAGGGTGCCGAGGGGTAGGTCACGATTACCATGCACCGGAATAGATAAAATCACTTGCACTTCATTTTTTGTATAAATATGATGACTCCCAGTAATTCGCTTCAAATTCCAGCCATGACGTTCCAATATTTTACACAAAGCTCGACCAGAAATAGACTTCATACTGATAATTCTACGACTTCTGATTCTGGATTAGGTTCATGGCTTTGACTCGCCACTTCCAACCACCCCCGAACTGCATCTTTGAGCATTTCCATCAGTTCTTCTTTTGTTTTTCCCCAAGTATGACATCCTGGCAATGCTGGTATCGAACCACACCAAACCCCATCTTCTTGCCAAATAAATGCTTTGATTTTCATGGTAACTCCCTACGCGGCAAACTCAAAGAATTTATCAAAGTGCAACTATAGCAATCCCACTCAATTGGCGAACAGAAATTCAGAAGAACCAAGTGCGGGGGGTGCCCCCCTGCGACCGCTGTTCTAAATTCAATTAGGATTGCTATATTTTGAAAAACCATAAATCAATCTCCTATTCGTACTCAATATCAGGGTTTTCCCTTGATATTTTTTCTTCAATATATTTAATAGCCTCTTCTAAAGAAGAAAAGCTATCAAGATAAGTGCCGTTAGATGAGTAAACATAAAATTTACCATCTGGAGTCCGACAGATTTCATAGCCATTGATTTTTTCAACTAATTCGTCCTCAGAAGATATGTCGTTGATATTCATTGTTTTAACCTCTGTGGTATTTAGAATTTTTTATATCTACTTTAGCAGATTAGAATAACCCTATCGTCCTTTGGATTTACTATAGCAATATGATTTGAATCGTGAACAGAAATTCCGCAGAACCAGGGACGGGGGCGGCGCCCCTGCGACCGCTACTCTAAAACCAATTAAGATTGCTATAGGAACCATTTTAATAGAATTGGCGGTAGCTAAATTGTGCCGTTTGGGGGTAAACCCAGAGGAATTAGCTTCAAATCCCCCGGCGATGGACGGATAAACCACCTCTGGGGAACTGAACGAATAGTTTACACTTCTCCAAATTACGGTACGCTGAAGTGCGAAACAAACGGGAATTAGGCATGAAACGACGGGAAATGTTAATTGGTGCCGGAGTGCTGGTAGCAACGGGGCGGGTATTGGCTCAGGGGGCACCGGCGGGGGTAACCATTCAGTTTTTGGGGCATACTTGTTTTCTGATGACCGGGGGCGGTTTACGGATTTTGGTGAATCCTTTTTTGCCCGGAGGCTGTACCCAGGGTTATCGCCAACCGCGGGTGCAGGCGGATTTGGTGCTGGTCAGTAGCTTGCTTTTGGATGAAGGGTATGTGGTGGATTTACCGGGTGACCCCAGGGTGTTGGCCGTCTCCGGGGATTATGAACTGGCGAATGGCTTCAAGGTATCGGGTTTTCAGACCAACCATGACCGTTTGGGTGGCCGCCGCTTTGGTCCGAATGTGTGCTGGCGCTGGACGCAGGCGGGTATCCGGTTTTTGCATTTGGGGGGAACCGCAACTCCGATCAGCGTGGAGCAACAGATTCTTTTGGGTAAACCGGATGTACTGTTCGTGCCCGTTGGTGGCAAAGATAAGGCATTTAACCCCAAGGAGGCCGCTGAATCCGTCCAAGCCCTCAACCCTAAGGTGATTATCCCTACCCATTACCGTACCCAGGCGGCTGATGCGACCTGTGATTTATTCCCATTGGATGATTTTTTGGCACTCATGGGCAGTATCCCGGTGCGGCGAGTTGGGGAACAAGTCACCATCCGACCCGGCGATTTACCTCCCCAGGGGCAGATTATTCAGGTATTTAGCTACAATTTTGCTACCCCTGCCAAACCGGCTCAGCCCGCTCCCAAGGCCAGTCCTTCGCCCCAACCCTCCCCTAGCCCCACGCCGAAACCCAGTCCCACTGCGACACCGCAGGCTACACCGTCTCCCAGCCCTACCCCGGTTCCCAGTCCCACGCCAACCCCCACGCCTAGTCCCAGCCCAACGCCCACACCAAGCATCCCAATTCCCCGTTAATCATGGCCACCACCCCCCTGGAATTGCACCCCCCCCTACCCGCCGGGGAATATGCCCAACGGCGACGGCAATTTATGGCCGCTTTGGGTGCAGGGACGGCCATTTTAACCAGTGCGCCCCACGCCTATTTACACGGGGATGTGGAAGCGGGCTATCACCAGGACGGGAATTTGTTCTATCTGACTGGATTAAATGAACCCTCAGCGGTGGCGGTTTTTGCCCCCCATCATGCGGAACATCAATTTGTGTTATTTGTCCTGCCCAAAGACCTGGAAAAAGAAGTTTGGACAGGCTATCGGGTTGGGCCGGAGGCCGCTCCAGAATTATACGGTTGTGATGCGGCTTTTCCCTTAGAAGAATTGGATAAAAAATTACCCGAATATGTGGAAGGGGCGGCACAAATTTATTACCATCCCAGCCGAGATGAACGAATCAATGAAAAAGTCTTCCGGCTCTGGCGAAAAATGTTAAATCTGCGCCAACGCAAAGGCTATGGCCCGACGGTTTTAGCGGATGTGAATCCCTTTTTATATCCCCTGCGAATGGTAAAAAGTCCAGTAGAATTGGAACGGATTCGCCAAGCGGTAGCGATTGCGGTGAAAGCCCATATTCACGCCCAAGCAACGACCCAGCCAGGAATGTTTGAATATGAGATTCAGGCGGCGATGGAGGCCATTTTTCGCCAACAGGGGGGCGCACCCGCCTATCCCTCGATTGTGGCTTCGGGAGCGAATGCCTGTATTTTGCATTATGGGGATAATACCCGTCAAACTCAGGATGGGGATTTGGTACTCATTGATGCGGGTTGTGGTTGGGGGTGTTACAACTCGGATATTACCCGCACCTTTGCCGTGAATGGCAGGATGACTTCGCCCCAAAAATTGATTTATGACCTGGTGTTAAAAGCGCAATTGGCGGCCATTGATCGGGTCAAACCGGGGGTACCCTACGATGAAATTCATAAAACCGCCCTACGGGTTTTGGTTGTGGGTTTGATTGACCTGGGGTTATTAACCGGGGATGCGGATGAAATTGTCAACGAAAAGGACGAAAAACAGCAAAAATATCGGCCTTACTATATGCACCGCACCGGCCATTGGTTGGGTTTAGATGTGCATGATGCGGGGATTTATTACCAAGGGAAAGACGAGGCAACGCTACTTGCACCGGGGCAGGTGTTTACGATTGAACCGGGTTTGTATATTGGTCCGCATACCCAACCCCTGGAGGGACAACCCGCTATTCCCGCTGAATTTCGGGGGATTGGGGTGCGGATTGAGGATGATATTTTGGTCACAGAAACGGGTTGTGAGGTGTTAACAGCGGCGGTTCCTAAATAATTCCATGAATGGTTATTTGACCGAAGCATTACCGATTGAACAATTACCAGATGCCCCCGCCTATTTTCCGTTAGATAAAGGTCGCTATGAGGTGAAACCAGGTTTACTGAAACTGGGTACAGATTTAGGTAATGGAGTCTGGGATCAACGGTTTTTTCAGATAGATGATAATTTTAATCATTACCATCGGATGAAACAATTAGTGCGAACCGAAGACCTCAAAAAGTATTACCAAACCCAGGATTTTACCCCTGAAGTTGAGCGGGTGATTGCCAGGTTTATCCTTGAACGTTTACCCCAAGAATATCCCCATTATTTTCAGAATAGCTTAGAAAAAAATTGCCCGATATTCCACAATCAATTAACAGGCGAAACCCTATATTTTGATGCTAATTATTGCTTAAAATCTGCGACTGGTTTAGCCCCAGGGATTCCCCCCTATCATTCAGCTTTGGATGCCCTCGCCAATCAGGTTCAGGAAGATATAACCGTGGTCAGTCAAGCGGGGGAACGCCATTGGGTGAGTGCCATTCATGTCTGTTTTCCCAATCATTGGGCGGTGGAGGCGAAAATTGGCCGGGAATTTGCCCAAATTCATGCCCCCGTTGCGGGGATGACCGGGATGAATCGCCGGGGTTGTGCCCTGGTGCAGACGATGATTACCCAGCCGCCCATGGTGCGCTTTGCCTGGGGTTTGAGTACGGATACCCGTTTGAATCATCACCCGGAACCCCCGCCCCAGCTTGATCCTAGGCAATGGCAGGGGCGGAATTTTATGCCCCATGACCCGCAGTTGTACATACGCCTGGAACGGCAGGTAATTTGGGGGTTTCCGAGCCTCCCGGCGGCGTTGTTCACCATTCGCACCTATTTTCGGGATGTGGGGGTGATCAGACAAAACCCCACCCAATGCGCTCAGTTACGCCGAGCTATCCAATCCATGTCGCCGGAATCCTTAATTTATAAGGGCTTGGCTCTGCACCAAGGGGAAATTCTCGCCTGGTTGGGGGAACATCCTTCACAATAAAAGAAACCGTGATTGGTGTCGCCCCATGATGGCTCCCCCCCGTGACGTGCAAACCCTACCGATTGGTGCGGACACCCTGACGCTGCGCTGTCGGAGTTGGCAGAGGTTGCGTTTTGAGATGGAATATGCCCTGGAGCGGGGCACGACGGCGAATAGTTATTTGATCCAAGGGGAAAAAATCGCCCTGATTGACCCGCCGGGGGAGACGTTTGCAGACTTATTTTTAACCGAATTGAGCCGCCATGTGGCCTTGACCCGGATTGATTATGTAATTTTGGGGCATATCAACCCCAATCGGGTGGCGACCCTGGCGCAGTTGTGGCAAAAGGCTCCCCAAATTACCTTTGTTTGTTCCAATCCAGGGGATCAAACCCTACGCTCTTTGATTGCCCAACACGCCCCGGAATTAACGGCGGCGCACCCCCTGCACACCCACATCATCCGGGGGGAAGAACCCCTGGAGTTGGGACAGGGTCACGTTTTGGAGTTGATTCCCATCCCCACCCCCCGTTTTCCCAACGGCCTCGCCACCTTTGACCCCCACACGGGCATTCTGTTTAGCGGTAAATTGTTCAGTGCCCATCGCTGTAGCGACCAGGTATTTGATGAGGGGTGGGCGGCACTCCAGGAGGATTACCAGTATTACTTTGACTGTATCCATGCGCCCCAGGTGCGTCAGGTGGAGCAGGTTTTGGAACGTTTAGGTCGTTGGAAAAGCACCTGTTATGCCAATGGACATGGTTCCCTGGTGCGCTACCATCTGCCGGAATTGACCCGCAGTTATCACCTGTGGTGCGAACGGCAAAGTGGCTGTGACCTGACGGTGGCCTTGCTCTATGCGTCTGCCTACGGGAATACGGCCACCCTGGCGCAGGCGATCGGGCGGGGGTTG encodes the following:
- a CDS encoding chemotaxis protein CheW; the encoded protein is MPATTADELLCLSFQLSPTLPALLPAHECLEVLPIPTQQIVAIPDMPPAVMGVANWRGEVLWLLDLAHWLGFGSLLELFPNQLNHNVLILAQDKQRLGLVVAQVGQMFRCPLAQLQSPPGTEMTPALAQCLRGYWAQEPVFLVLDGQGIVQSLSSN
- a CDS encoding type II toxin-antitoxin system HicA family toxin; translated protein: MKSISGRALCKILERHGWNLKRITGSHHIYTKNEVQVILSIPVHGNRDLPLGTLRAILKDAGLRPSDLDA
- a CDS encoding type II toxin-antitoxin system HicB family antitoxin, whose translation is MKIKAFIWQEDGVWCGSIPALPGCHTWGKTKEELMEMLKDAVRGWLEVASQSHEPNPESEVVELSV
- a CDS encoding MBL fold metallo-hydrolase, producing MKRREMLIGAGVLVATGRVLAQGAPAGVTIQFLGHTCFLMTGGGLRILVNPFLPGGCTQGYRQPRVQADLVLVSSLLLDEGYVVDLPGDPRVLAVSGDYELANGFKVSGFQTNHDRLGGRRFGPNVCWRWTQAGIRFLHLGGTATPISVEQQILLGKPDVLFVPVGGKDKAFNPKEAAESVQALNPKVIIPTHYRTQAADATCDLFPLDDFLALMGSIPVRRVGEQVTIRPGDLPPQGQIIQVFSYNFATPAKPAQPAPKASPSPQPSPSPTPKPSPTATPQATPSPSPTPVPSPTPTPTPSPSPTPTPSIPIPR
- a CDS encoding aminopeptidase P N-terminal domain-containing protein; its protein translation is MATTPLELHPPLPAGEYAQRRRQFMAALGAGTAILTSAPHAYLHGDVEAGYHQDGNLFYLTGLNEPSAVAVFAPHHAEHQFVLFVLPKDLEKEVWTGYRVGPEAAPELYGCDAAFPLEELDKKLPEYVEGAAQIYYHPSRDERINEKVFRLWRKMLNLRQRKGYGPTVLADVNPFLYPLRMVKSPVELERIRQAVAIAVKAHIHAQATTQPGMFEYEIQAAMEAIFRQQGGAPAYPSIVASGANACILHYGDNTRQTQDGDLVLIDAGCGWGCYNSDITRTFAVNGRMTSPQKLIYDLVLKAQLAAIDRVKPGVPYDEIHKTALRVLVVGLIDLGLLTGDADEIVNEKDEKQQKYRPYYMHRTGHWLGLDVHDAGIYYQGKDEATLLAPGQVFTIEPGLYIGPHTQPLEGQPAIPAEFRGIGVRIEDDILVTETGCEVLTAAVPK
- a CDS encoding heme-dependent oxidative N-demethylase family protein, with product MNGYLTEALPIEQLPDAPAYFPLDKGRYEVKPGLLKLGTDLGNGVWDQRFFQIDDNFNHYHRMKQLVRTEDLKKYYQTQDFTPEVERVIARFILERLPQEYPHYFQNSLEKNCPIFHNQLTGETLYFDANYCLKSATGLAPGIPPYHSALDALANQVQEDITVVSQAGERHWVSAIHVCFPNHWAVEAKIGREFAQIHAPVAGMTGMNRRGCALVQTMITQPPMVRFAWGLSTDTRLNHHPEPPPQLDPRQWQGRNFMPHDPQLYIRLERQVIWGFPSLPAALFTIRTYFRDVGVIRQNPTQCAQLRRAIQSMSPESLIYKGLALHQGEILAWLGEHPSQ
- a CDS encoding diflavin flavoprotein, translating into MMAPPRDVQTLPIGADTLTLRCRSWQRLRFEMEYALERGTTANSYLIQGEKIALIDPPGETFADLFLTELSRHVALTRIDYVILGHINPNRVATLAQLWQKAPQITFVCSNPGDQTLRSLIAQHAPELTAAHPLHTHIIRGEEPLELGQGHVLELIPIPTPRFPNGLATFDPHTGILFSGKLFSAHRCSDQVFDEGWAALQEDYQYYFDCIHAPQVRQVEQVLERLGRWKSTCYANGHGSLVRYHLPELTRSYHLWCERQSGCDLTVALLYASAYGNTATLAQAIGRGLTKAGVRVESLNCETASPEEIRQAISTAQGVILGSPTLGGHAPTQIQTALGIVLDHAPRTVVIGVFGSYGWSGEAVDLLANRLRDAGFRLGFAPIRVKFTPTDRDLQQCEQTGTDFAQALRQKQRRQVARPTDSQAARTEQAMGRVVGPLCILAARRGELTSAMLASWVSQATFNPPGVTVAVAKDRAVESLLHVGDRFVLNILPEGSPLPRHFLKPFAPGEDRFAGVATTLSADGCPILNDALSYLHCQVGQRMECGDHWLIYATVDEGKVLNATGITAVHHRKSGNHY